From Skermanella sp. TT6, a single genomic window includes:
- a CDS encoding phytanoyl-CoA dioxygenase family protein: protein MSKEQIAEYRSTGYLILPGFVPRTECQALLDYSRALAAQLAWEVKRMAFLPKLGDAEHEGYFLTSGDKIRIFFDQEQPAAAGSHAPAWQGVDKIGHALHDLDPLFDGFSRDPRLGRICNQVGMADPRLLQSMVIFKQAQTGGEIGNHQDATWLYTEPQSVLGFWFALEDATTENGCLWVEPGGQRRGLLSRFRRRPEGGAALERLGGLDDFSTADFVPLEAEAGTLVLMHGLTPHRSGPNRSPHPRGAYALHVIDGACHYPEDNWLQRPPEMPLRGFGPVGAALEG, encoded by the coding sequence TTGAGCAAGGAACAGATCGCCGAATACCGATCGACCGGATATCTGATACTGCCCGGCTTCGTGCCCCGCACCGAATGTCAGGCGCTTCTCGACTATTCACGGGCACTCGCCGCGCAACTCGCCTGGGAGGTGAAGCGGATGGCGTTCCTGCCGAAGCTGGGGGATGCCGAGCACGAAGGCTATTTCCTCACCTCGGGCGACAAGATCAGGATCTTCTTCGACCAAGAACAGCCTGCGGCCGCCGGGTCCCACGCTCCCGCCTGGCAGGGGGTCGACAAGATCGGCCATGCCTTGCACGACCTGGATCCGCTGTTCGACGGCTTTTCGCGCGACCCGCGCCTCGGACGCATCTGCAATCAGGTCGGAATGGCCGATCCTCGCCTGCTCCAGTCGATGGTGATCTTCAAGCAGGCGCAAACCGGCGGCGAGATCGGCAACCACCAGGATGCGACCTGGCTCTATACCGAGCCCCAGAGCGTCCTGGGGTTCTGGTTCGCGCTGGAGGATGCGACGACGGAGAACGGCTGCCTCTGGGTCGAGCCCGGAGGACAGCGGCGCGGACTGCTGTCCCGGTTCCGGCGCCGCCCCGAGGGTGGTGCGGCCCTGGAGCGCCTGGGCGGACTTGACGACTTCTCGACCGCCGACTTCGTCCCGCTCGAAGCCGAGGCCGGGACGCTGGTCCTGATGCACGGGCTGACGCCTCACCGGAGCGGGCCCAACAGGTCGCCCCACCCGCGTGGCGCCTATGCTCTCCACGTGATCGACGGGGCCTGCCACTACCCCGAGGACAATTGGCTGCAACGGCCGCCTGAGATGCCGCTGCGGGGATTCGGACCGGTCGGGGCTGCCCTGGAGGGCTGA
- a CDS encoding 8-oxoguanine deaminase, whose amino-acid sequence MRLWIKDPLAILADGADRGIVVEQGRIVERVAAGREPAVPADAVFDAGDHVVLPGLINTHHHFYQTLTRALPAALDKELFPWLKALYPVWARLDARALDSAVTVAMAELMLSGCTTTTDHHYVFPAGLENAIDIEVDVARRLGMRAVLTRGSMNLSERDGGLPPDGVVQDEDTILEDSLRLIEAYHQRGDGAMIQIALAPCSPFSVTRSLMTRTADLAERHGVRLHTHLAETEDENAFCLETMGRRPLDYLEDCGWLSDRVWLAHGIHFTPAEIDRLATAGTAVTHCACSNQVLASGMCPVHGMERAGVKVGLGVDGSASADSSNLIQEVRAAFLLQRLQYGVKAISHRDALRWATAGSAACIGRGDLGTIAEGFQADLALFKLDELRFAGHGDPLAALVLCGAQRADRVMVAGRWTVEDGRIPGLDTAELARAHQSIARRMTADA is encoded by the coding sequence ATGCGGCTCTGGATCAAGGACCCCCTCGCCATCCTCGCCGATGGTGCCGACCGCGGGATCGTCGTCGAGCAGGGCCGCATCGTCGAACGGGTGGCGGCGGGCCGGGAACCCGCCGTTCCCGCCGACGCGGTGTTCGACGCCGGCGACCATGTCGTGCTCCCCGGTCTGATCAACACCCACCATCATTTCTATCAGACGCTGACCCGCGCCCTCCCCGCCGCCCTGGACAAGGAGCTGTTTCCCTGGCTGAAGGCGCTCTACCCCGTCTGGGCCCGGCTCGACGCGCGGGCCCTGGACTCGGCGGTCACGGTGGCGATGGCCGAGCTGATGCTGTCCGGCTGCACCACGACCACCGACCACCACTATGTCTTCCCCGCCGGGCTGGAGAACGCGATCGACATTGAGGTCGATGTCGCCCGCCGGCTCGGCATGCGCGCCGTGCTGACCCGGGGCTCAATGAACCTGTCCGAGCGCGACGGCGGCCTGCCGCCGGACGGCGTTGTCCAGGACGAGGACACCATCCTGGAGGACAGCCTGCGCCTGATCGAGGCGTACCACCAGCGGGGCGACGGGGCGATGATCCAGATCGCGCTGGCGCCCTGCTCGCCCTTCTCGGTGACCCGCTCGCTCATGACCCGGACGGCGGACCTGGCGGAGCGGCACGGCGTGCGCCTGCATACCCACCTCGCCGAGACGGAGGACGAGAACGCCTTCTGCCTGGAGACCATGGGCCGCCGGCCGCTCGACTACCTGGAAGACTGCGGCTGGCTCAGCGACCGCGTCTGGCTGGCGCACGGCATCCACTTCACCCCCGCCGAAATCGACCGGCTGGCCACGGCCGGAACCGCGGTCACCCACTGCGCGTGCAGCAACCAGGTGCTGGCGTCCGGCATGTGCCCCGTCCACGGAATGGAGCGCGCCGGCGTGAAGGTGGGCCTCGGGGTGGATGGATCCGCCTCGGCCGACAGTTCCAACCTGATCCAGGAGGTCCGGGCCGCCTTCCTGCTCCAGCGCCTGCAGTACGGCGTAAAGGCGATCAGCCACCGAGACGCGCTGCGCTGGGCGACCGCCGGTTCGGCGGCCTGCATCGGCCGGGGGGACCTCGGCACCATCGCGGAGGGGTTCCAGGCCGATCTCGCCCTGTTCAAGCTGGACGAGCTGCGTTTCGCCGGACACGGCGACCCGCTGGCGGCGCTGGTCCTGTGCGGCGCCCAGAGGGCGGACCGCGTCATGGTCGCCGGACGCTGGACGGTCGAGGACGGCCGGATCCCGGGCCTGGACACGGCGGAGCTGGCGCGTGCCCACCAGTCGATCGCCCGTCGGATGACGGCGGACGCCTGA
- a CDS encoding uracil-xanthine permease family protein: MTAETLNKSVETDAAADPERGDRSADIDYMPPLTQAVPLGIQHVLAMFVGNVTVPIILAKAVGATPDQVVFLVQAAMFVAGVATLVQTLGIGPVGARLPIVMGTSFGFVPVMIPIAQAYGLPAVMGGALVGGLLMAGAGLYIRRINFLFPPVVTGTFVVMIGMILLPVGFAYVGGGFGAADFGAPRHLLLAALVFGVTLVFHQFFKGFLAMAAVLIGLLVGYVAAIPLGLVDFSKVGDAGWFQLPQPFAIGIEFHAAAIVAIGLMAVVTVAESIGDIAGTAIGGANREPTRRELSGGVMADGLMSSFAAVFNAFPQISFSQNVGLVALTGVASRFVVAIGGLFLIVAGLLPKLGALVSTVPNAVLGGAVVIMFGLITSAGMKMLSRIEFNKRNMLIIGVSLAVAIGLPAQKGLIAAAPDSLQTILESGLIPGAVIAILLNLLLPRGGVEEEHH, translated from the coding sequence GTGACAGCCGAGACCCTGAACAAGAGCGTCGAGACCGACGCCGCCGCCGATCCGGAACGGGGCGACCGCTCCGCCGACATCGACTACATGCCGCCCCTGACCCAGGCGGTTCCGCTGGGCATCCAGCACGTCCTCGCCATGTTCGTCGGCAACGTCACGGTTCCGATCATCCTGGCTAAGGCCGTGGGCGCCACGCCGGATCAGGTGGTCTTCCTGGTCCAGGCGGCCATGTTCGTCGCCGGGGTGGCGACGCTGGTCCAGACGCTGGGCATCGGGCCGGTGGGCGCCAGGCTGCCGATCGTGATGGGCACCAGCTTCGGTTTCGTCCCGGTCATGATCCCGATCGCCCAGGCCTACGGCCTGCCCGCCGTCATGGGCGGCGCGCTGGTCGGCGGCCTCCTGATGGCCGGCGCGGGCCTGTACATCCGCCGGATCAATTTCCTGTTCCCACCGGTCGTGACCGGGACCTTCGTCGTCATGATCGGCATGATCCTGCTGCCGGTCGGCTTCGCCTATGTCGGCGGCGGCTTCGGCGCCGCCGATTTCGGGGCGCCCCGCCACCTGCTGCTGGCGGCCCTGGTGTTCGGCGTCACCCTGGTGTTCCACCAGTTCTTCAAGGGCTTCCTCGCCATGGCGGCCGTGCTGATCGGCCTGCTGGTCGGCTACGTGGCCGCCATCCCGCTCGGCCTGGTGGATTTCTCCAAGGTGGGCGACGCCGGCTGGTTCCAGCTGCCGCAACCCTTCGCGATCGGGATCGAGTTCCACGCCGCCGCCATCGTCGCCATCGGCCTGATGGCCGTCGTCACGGTGGCCGAGTCCATCGGCGACATCGCGGGCACCGCGATCGGCGGAGCCAACCGCGAGCCGACCCGGCGCGAGCTGTCCGGCGGCGTCATGGCCGACGGGCTGATGAGCAGCTTCGCCGCCGTCTTCAACGCCTTCCCGCAGATCAGCTTCAGCCAGAATGTCGGGCTGGTCGCGCTGACCGGCGTCGCCAGCCGCTTCGTCGTGGCGATCGGCGGGCTGTTCCTGATCGTGGCCGGTCTTCTGCCCAAGCTGGGCGCCCTGGTGTCGACCGTGCCCAACGCCGTGCTGGGCGGGGCCGTGGTGATCATGTTCGGCCTGATCACCAGCGCCGGCATGAAGATGCTGAGCCGGATCGAGTTCAACAAGCGCAACATGCTGATCATCGGCGTCTCGCTGGCCGTAGCGATCGGCCTGCCGGCCCAGAAGGGCCTGATTGCGGCGGCACCGGACAGCTTGCAGACGATCCTGGAATCCGGCCTGATCCCCGGTGCCGTTATCGCGATCCTGCTCAACCTCCTGCTGCCCCGGGGCGGCGTCGAGGAAGAGCACCATTGA
- a CDS encoding efflux RND transporter periplasmic adaptor subunit: MKFAIPLARIAVTLVTVAVAAVVGWYLWDYYMAQPWTRDGRVRADVIQVSPDVSGIVARVQVRDNQHVRRGDLLFTIDQDRYRLAVEQAQALVESRRADMVQHERDMDRQHRLSGGVVSVADREAAESAFAITQASFRQAQSDLDMATLNLERTDVRAVADGYVTNLELHVGDYVQSGSPALALVDSNSFHVVGYFEETKLPRIREGARASVALMGLGRTFQGHVDSIASGIVDRERSQSPDLLANINPTFTWVRLAQRIPVRIALDDMPDGWQPRAGLTATVTILPDPVPADR; encoded by the coding sequence ATGAAATTCGCCATTCCCCTCGCCCGCATCGCCGTCACGCTGGTCACGGTGGCCGTCGCCGCCGTCGTCGGCTGGTACCTGTGGGACTACTACATGGCCCAGCCCTGGACGCGCGACGGGCGGGTCCGCGCCGACGTCATCCAGGTATCGCCCGACGTCTCCGGCATCGTCGCCCGCGTCCAGGTCCGCGACAACCAGCATGTCCGGCGCGGCGACCTGCTGTTCACCATTGACCAGGACCGCTACCGGCTGGCGGTCGAGCAGGCCCAGGCGCTGGTCGAAAGCCGCCGCGCCGACATGGTGCAGCACGAGCGCGACATGGACCGGCAGCACCGCCTGAGCGGCGGCGTCGTGTCCGTCGCCGACCGGGAGGCGGCCGAGTCCGCCTTCGCCATCACCCAGGCCAGCTTCCGGCAGGCCCAGTCCGACCTGGACATGGCGACGCTGAACCTGGAGCGCACCGACGTGCGCGCCGTCGCGGACGGCTACGTCACCAACCTGGAGCTTCATGTCGGCGACTACGTCCAGTCGGGCAGCCCGGCCCTGGCCCTGGTGGACAGCAACTCGTTCCATGTCGTGGGATACTTCGAGGAGACGAAGCTGCCGCGCATCCGCGAGGGGGCGCGGGCGTCGGTCGCCCTGATGGGCCTCGGCCGGACCTTCCAGGGCCATGTGGACAGCATCGCGAGCGGCATCGTGGACCGCGAGCGCAGCCAGAGCCCCGACCTGCTGGCCAACATCAATCCCACTTTCACCTGGGTCCGCCTGGCCCAGCGCATCCCGGTCCGGATCGCGCTGGACGACATGCCGGACGGATGGCAGCCGCGGGCCGGCCTGACCGCGACCGTGACGATCCTGCCGGATCCGGTTCCCGCGGACCGGTAG
- a CDS encoding DUF1656 domain-containing protein, producing MKELDIAGVYVTPILGWALIAFVVWTMLRRLIDRVGASRWIWHRGLFDAALFVIVLGGVAAVAG from the coding sequence ATGAAGGAACTCGACATCGCCGGCGTCTATGTCACGCCGATCCTCGGCTGGGCGCTGATCGCCTTCGTGGTCTGGACGATGCTCCGCCGCCTGATCGACCGCGTCGGGGCATCGCGCTGGATCTGGCACCGCGGCCTGTTCGACGCGGCGCTGTTCGTCATCGTCCTGGGCGGCGTGGCGGCGGTCGCCGGATAA
- a CDS encoding FUSC family protein — protein sequence MFLFDPRNLLFAAKAYGAAMLALYIAFAMDLPHPSWSMLTVFVVAQPLAGMVQSKAAYRVIGTIVGSAFAVFAITAFNGSPELLSLVLSLWVGLCVYATVLEKTPRSYAFMLAGYTAGFVAFPIVDTPAIIFDTAIARCQEIILGILCMVVVSQIVFPQRVGPQLMGRLSAWFDDAGRWSSDVLTERTAGTAGEADRHRLIVNAAALDALRVHARYDTPELRGADAGIRRLQRRLQMLLSNAVAIQDRLRTLHRTCPDLAEAWSPLLADAASWIDGSAGSDPQDRQKSRDQLLARIDAAAPPDGEIRRDADAMLVRSLAARVRDLILYWDESLTLRETIQSGERVASREEAPSLHRDHLPAALSGAAASVAVLLCTGFWIATGWSHGYLAAMMAGVGASLFATLDNPAGAAAKFLNLAIVAMLLAGGYLLFVLPAVTSFPMLVVALAPVFIPLAAAIAVPTHIPVALPVLLTTAATLALQNTYTIDFAEFLNGGIAQVIGLGSAVVALSLTRSLGADWTVGRLMQAVRRDLARLAGGDAGLDRRRFEGRMYDRLGGLVPRLALVSARPEGRHLMRDALAGLRVGLNLLALRRDRDRLPPEAAAELSRVLAAIRGHFAGTGGDRSTEDLRTALDGTVARLSAMETGPAGTEVLLSLFGIRQALVHFQRPA from the coding sequence ATGTTCCTGTTCGACCCCCGCAACCTGCTGTTCGCGGCGAAGGCTTACGGCGCCGCGATGCTGGCGCTCTACATCGCCTTCGCGATGGACCTGCCCCACCCGTCCTGGTCGATGCTGACGGTATTCGTCGTGGCACAGCCGCTGGCGGGCATGGTCCAGTCCAAGGCCGCCTATCGGGTGATCGGCACCATCGTCGGTTCGGCTTTCGCGGTCTTCGCGATCACCGCCTTCAACGGTTCCCCGGAGCTGCTGAGCCTCGTGCTTTCGCTGTGGGTCGGCCTCTGCGTCTACGCGACCGTGCTGGAGAAGACACCGCGCAGCTACGCCTTCATGCTGGCCGGCTACACCGCGGGTTTCGTGGCCTTTCCCATCGTGGACACCCCCGCGATCATCTTCGACACGGCCATCGCCCGCTGCCAGGAGATCATCCTGGGCATCCTCTGCATGGTGGTGGTCAGCCAGATCGTCTTCCCCCAGCGGGTCGGCCCCCAGCTCATGGGCCGGCTGTCCGCCTGGTTCGACGATGCCGGCCGTTGGTCGTCCGACGTGCTGACGGAGCGGACCGCCGGAACCGCGGGCGAGGCCGACCGGCACCGGCTGATCGTGAACGCCGCCGCCCTCGATGCCCTGCGCGTCCACGCCCGCTACGACACCCCCGAGCTTCGAGGAGCGGACGCAGGCATCCGCCGGCTCCAGCGCCGGCTCCAGATGCTGCTGTCCAACGCGGTGGCGATCCAGGACCGGCTCCGCACCCTTCACCGGACCTGCCCCGACCTGGCGGAGGCCTGGAGCCCCCTTCTGGCCGACGCGGCCTCCTGGATCGACGGCTCGGCGGGGTCCGACCCGCAGGACCGTCAAAAGTCGCGGGACCAGCTTCTGGCCCGGATCGATGCCGCGGCCCCCCCCGACGGGGAGATCCGCCGCGATGCCGACGCGATGCTCGTTCGCTCGCTGGCGGCCCGGGTCCGCGACCTGATCCTCTACTGGGACGAAAGCCTGACCCTGCGCGAAACCATCCAGTCCGGCGAGCGGGTCGCCTCCCGCGAGGAAGCACCCTCCCTGCACCGCGACCATCTGCCCGCCGCCTTGTCCGGCGCCGCGGCGTCGGTCGCCGTCCTGCTCTGCACCGGCTTCTGGATCGCAACCGGGTGGTCGCACGGCTACCTCGCCGCGATGATGGCGGGCGTCGGCGCCAGCCTGTTCGCGACGCTCGACAATCCGGCGGGCGCCGCCGCCAAGTTCCTCAACCTCGCGATCGTCGCCATGCTGCTCGCCGGCGGCTACCTGCTGTTCGTCCTCCCGGCGGTCACCAGCTTCCCGATGCTGGTGGTGGCGCTGGCACCCGTCTTCATCCCGCTCGCCGCCGCCATCGCGGTGCCGACCCACATTCCGGTGGCGCTGCCTGTCCTCCTGACGACAGCGGCGACCCTGGCGCTCCAGAACACCTATACCATCGACTTCGCGGAGTTCCTGAACGGCGGGATCGCCCAGGTTATCGGCCTCGGCTCGGCCGTCGTGGCCCTGTCGCTGACCCGCTCGCTCGGTGCGGACTGGACCGTGGGCCGCCTGATGCAGGCCGTCAGGAGGGACCTGGCCCGGTTGGCCGGAGGTGACGCCGGTCTCGACCGCCGCCGGTTCGAGGGCCGGATGTACGACCGCCTGGGCGGCCTGGTTCCCCGGCTGGCCCTGGTATCCGCCAGGCCGGAGGGGCGGCACCTGATGCGCGACGCGCTGGCCGGGCTGCGCGTCGGCCTGAACCTTCTGGCGCTGCGCCGCGACCGTGACCGTCTCCCTCCGGAGGCGGCGGCCGAGCTGTCACGGGTGCTCGCCGCGATCCGCGGGCACTTCGCCGGGACCGGCGGCGACCGTTCGACGGAGGATCTCCGCACGGCGCTCGACGGCACGGTGGCGCGCCTGTCCGCGATGGAGACGGGACCGGCCGGCACCGAAGTGCTGCTGTCGCTGTTTGGCATCCGGCAGGCGCTGGTCCATTTCCAGCGGCCGGCATGA
- a CDS encoding MarR family transcriptional regulator has protein sequence MNSKTANLRATFGFRLARIARHWRREIDDGLRPYGLTEATWLPLLHLSHMGNEAKQKDLAASLDIEGASLVRLLDALESSGLIERFDHETDRRAKVVRLTARGHDLLDGVNGVAAGIRRRLLLGVLDDEIASTLRIFDRIEQSYCLDHPDDEAREPKRAAG, from the coding sequence ATGAATTCAAAGACGGCCAATCTCCGGGCGACCTTCGGGTTCCGGCTGGCACGGATCGCGCGCCATTGGCGCCGCGAGATCGACGACGGCCTCCGCCCCTACGGCCTGACCGAGGCCACCTGGCTGCCGCTGCTGCATCTGTCCCACATGGGGAACGAGGCGAAGCAGAAGGACCTCGCCGCCTCGCTCGACATCGAGGGCGCGTCCCTGGTCCGCCTGCTCGACGCGCTGGAGTCGTCGGGCCTGATCGAGCGGTTCGATCACGAGACCGACCGCCGGGCCAAGGTGGTCCGGCTGACCGCGCGCGGTCACGACCTGCTGGACGGCGTCAACGGCGTCGCCGCCGGAATCCGCCGCCGCCTGCTGCTCGGCGTGCTCGACGACGAGATCGCCTCGACGCTCCGCATCTTCGACCGGATCGAGCAGAGCTACTGCCTCGACCATCCGGACGACGAAGCCCGGGAACCCAAGCGGGCGGCCGGCTGA
- a CDS encoding allantoate amidohydrolase produces MSPDSSKGLATVVPTGAAPDDKAATDFVARFGGVFEHSPWVAETALAAHSAIAFADIPTLHGGMCAAVRAAGRDRQLALLRAHPDLAGKLAVAGGLTADSASEQAGAGLDRCTPEEFARLQVLNDSYTEKFGFPFIIAVRGLTRADILDAFEHRIHNTPEQEFETALAQVERIALLRLQQMGPAPGRTLMDRLDAFAAISAEPDALTRLFLTPEHRAAADRLMAWMAEAGMAARIDAAGNVVGRYEGTRPGLPALLIGSHIDTVRNAGKYDGNLGVLAGVAAVAELHRRGERLPFAVEVVGFGDEEGVRFPVTLTGSRALAGRFDPAALDAVDADGIGYADALRAFGGDPDAIASAARDPADILAYVEAHIEQGPVLEAESLGVGVVTGINGASRYRVKVGGTAGHAGTVPMSLRRDALAGAAEMILSVERRAQAIPDLVATVGRIEAKPGAVNVIPGGTVFTIDIRSPDDTVRLSAMEAIADDFAAIAARRALAFSIEKTHDAPATACAPALIDQLSAAVERCGLPPRRLPSGAGHDAMAVASLCPVGMLFTRCRGGISHNPAESITVEDADLTVRVILDFIRHLRR; encoded by the coding sequence ATGTCTCCGGATAGTTCGAAGGGTCTCGCAACCGTCGTGCCAACGGGCGCCGCTCCGGACGACAAGGCCGCCACCGACTTCGTCGCCCGCTTCGGCGGCGTGTTCGAGCATTCGCCCTGGGTGGCGGAGACAGCCCTCGCCGCCCACTCCGCCATCGCCTTCGCCGACATACCAACGCTCCATGGCGGGATGTGCGCCGCGGTGCGTGCCGCCGGCCGGGACCGCCAACTGGCGCTTCTCCGGGCGCACCCCGATCTTGCCGGAAAGCTCGCCGTGGCCGGCGGGCTGACGGCTGACTCCGCCTCGGAGCAGGCCGGTGCCGGCTTGGACCGCTGCACGCCGGAGGAGTTCGCGCGCCTTCAGGTGCTTAACGACTCCTACACGGAGAAGTTCGGCTTCCCCTTCATCATCGCCGTCCGGGGGCTGACCCGCGCCGACATCCTGGACGCCTTCGAGCACCGTATCCACAACACGCCCGAGCAGGAATTCGAGACCGCGCTGGCCCAGGTGGAGCGTATCGCGCTGCTCCGTCTCCAGCAGATGGGCCCGGCTCCCGGCAGGACCCTGATGGACCGGCTCGACGCGTTCGCCGCCATTTCCGCCGAACCGGACGCGCTGACCCGCCTGTTCCTGACACCCGAGCACCGGGCCGCCGCCGACCGGCTGATGGCTTGGATGGCCGAGGCCGGGATGGCGGCACGCATCGACGCGGCCGGCAACGTCGTCGGCCGGTACGAGGGAACCCGGCCCGGACTGCCGGCCCTGCTGATCGGTTCCCACATCGACACCGTGCGCAATGCCGGCAAGTATGACGGCAACCTGGGCGTCCTGGCCGGAGTCGCCGCCGTCGCCGAATTGCACCGGCGCGGCGAGCGCCTGCCCTTCGCGGTCGAGGTCGTCGGCTTCGGCGACGAGGAGGGTGTCCGCTTTCCCGTGACCCTGACCGGCAGCCGAGCCCTGGCGGGCCGCTTCGACCCGGCCGCCCTGGACGCGGTGGACGCCGACGGCATCGGCTACGCCGACGCCCTGCGCGCCTTCGGCGGCGACCCGGACGCCATCGCCTCCGCGGCCCGCGATCCCGCCGACATCCTGGCCTATGTGGAGGCGCACATCGAGCAGGGACCGGTACTGGAAGCCGAAAGCCTCGGTGTCGGCGTCGTCACCGGCATCAACGGCGCCTCCCGCTACAGGGTGAAGGTCGGCGGGACCGCCGGACATGCCGGCACCGTCCCCATGTCGCTCCGGCGCGACGCCCTGGCGGGGGCGGCCGAGATGATCCTGTCGGTCGAACGCCGCGCCCAGGCGATCCCCGACCTCGTCGCGACGGTCGGCCGGATCGAGGCGAAGCCCGGCGCCGTGAACGTCATCCCCGGCGGAACCGTGTTCACGATCGACATCCGTTCCCCGGACGACACCGTGCGCCTCTCCGCGATGGAGGCCATCGCCGACGATTTCGCCGCCATCGCCGCCCGCCGCGCCTTGGCCTTCTCGATCGAGAAGACCCACGACGCTCCTGCCACGGCATGCGCCCCGGCGCTGATCGACCAGCTGTCCGCAGCCGTCGAACGCTGCGGCCTCCCTCCCCGCCGCCTGCCCAGCGGTGCCGGCCATGACGCCATGGCCGTCGCATCCCTTTGCCCCGTCGGCATGCTCTTCACCCGCTGCCGGGGCGGCATCAGCCACAATCCCGCCGAATCCATCACTGTAGAGGATGCCGACCTGACCGTCCGCGTCATCCTGGATTTCATCCGCCATCTCCGGCGTTGA
- the uraH gene encoding hydroxyisourate hydrolase, translating into MAATSQQAESGAAASGGRLTTHVLDTMHGTPAAGMVVTLFRIDGDAREKITEAKTNSDGRCDEPLLSGDGMRTGIYELVFEVDGYFRKIAVDLPDPPFLDGIPLRFGIADAGAHYHVPLLVSPFAYSTYRGS; encoded by the coding sequence ATGGCGGCGACTTCACAGCAGGCGGAGAGCGGGGCGGCGGCGAGCGGAGGACGACTCACCACCCATGTCCTCGATACCATGCACGGAACGCCGGCGGCGGGGATGGTGGTGACGCTGTTCCGGATCGACGGCGACGCGCGGGAGAAGATCACCGAGGCCAAGACGAATTCCGACGGGCGGTGCGACGAGCCGTTGCTGTCCGGCGACGGGATGCGGACGGGGATCTACGAACTGGTGTTCGAGGTGGACGGCTATTTCCGGAAGATCGCGGTAGACCTCCCCGACCCGCCGTTCCTTGACGGCATCCCGTTGCGCTTCGGGATCGCGGACGCCGGCGCCCATTACCACGTGCCGCTGCTGGTCAGCCCGTTCGCCTATTCGACATATCGCGGAAGCTGA
- the xdhA gene encoding xanthine dehydrogenase small subunit yields MRDCVRFLLGDRLIEIREVDPTLTVLDWLRLDQRKVGTKEGCAEGDCGACTVVVGRLEGGRVRYEAVNACIRFVATLDGCQVLTVEHLKGADGSLHPVQQALVDCHGSQCGFCTPGFVMSMFALYKGEEAPDGAAVDDALAGNLCRCTGYSPIVAASERMYALGAPAADRFAAEAAVTADRLAGLQDGETLRVGKAGRLFYAPATLEAFADLLADHPDARIVSGATDVGLWVTKFQRVLDVVIYTGRIQGFREIRDTGTALEISAGATYTDVMGPVGALYPDFGELIRRIGAVQVRNVGTIGGNIANGSPIGDTPPALIAAGATLVLRSKDGRRSMPIEDFFIDYGKQDRRAGEFVETVVLPKPAPGARFRAYKITKRFDQDISAVCACFSVRIDGGTVAEARIAYGGMAATPKRAVEAEKALVGKPWSEATVRDAMAALGRDFTPLTDWRASASYRRAVAANLLMKLYVETTDPEADTRLVGDRRLVHA; encoded by the coding sequence ATGCGCGATTGCGTAAGGTTTCTGCTGGGAGACCGGCTGATCGAGATCCGGGAGGTCGATCCGACCCTGACGGTGCTGGACTGGCTGCGCCTGGACCAGCGCAAGGTCGGCACCAAGGAGGGCTGCGCGGAAGGCGACTGCGGCGCCTGCACCGTGGTGGTCGGGCGGCTGGAGGGCGGCCGCGTGCGGTACGAGGCGGTGAACGCCTGCATCCGCTTCGTCGCGACGCTGGACGGCTGCCAGGTGCTGACGGTCGAGCACCTGAAGGGAGCGGACGGCTCGCTCCATCCGGTGCAGCAGGCCCTGGTGGATTGCCACGGGTCGCAATGCGGCTTCTGCACGCCCGGCTTCGTCATGTCCATGTTCGCGCTGTACAAGGGCGAGGAGGCTCCGGACGGCGCCGCGGTGGACGACGCGCTGGCCGGCAACCTGTGCCGCTGCACGGGATACTCGCCGATCGTCGCGGCGAGCGAGCGGATGTACGCGCTGGGAGCGCCGGCCGCGGACCGCTTCGCGGCGGAGGCCGCGGTCACGGCGGATCGGCTGGCGGGATTGCAGGACGGCGAGACGCTGCGCGTCGGAAAGGCCGGGCGGCTGTTCTACGCCCCGGCGACGCTGGAGGCGTTCGCGGACCTGCTGGCCGACCATCCGGATGCCCGGATCGTCTCGGGAGCGACCGACGTCGGGCTCTGGGTCACCAAGTTCCAGCGGGTGCTGGACGTCGTCATCTACACGGGGCGCATCCAGGGCTTCCGGGAAATCCGGGACACCGGCACCGCGCTGGAGATCTCGGCCGGAGCCACCTACACCGACGTCATGGGTCCCGTCGGGGCGCTCTATCCCGATTTCGGCGAGCTGATCCGGCGGATCGGGGCGGTGCAGGTGCGGAACGTCGGCACGATCGGCGGCAACATCGCCAACGGCTCGCCCATCGGCGACACGCCGCCGGCCCTGATCGCGGCGGGCGCCACGCTGGTGCTGCGGTCGAAGGACGGCCGGCGGTCGATGCCGATCGAGGATTTCTTCATCGACTACGGCAAGCAGGACCGGCGGGCAGGCGAGTTCGTCGAGACCGTCGTCCTGCCCAAACCCGCGCCGGGTGCGCGGTTCCGTGCCTACAAGATCACCAAGCGGTTCGACCAGGACATCTCGGCGGTGTGCGCCTGCTTCTCGGTCAGGATCGATGGCGGCACCGTGGCGGAAGCCAGGATCGCCTATGGCGGGATGGCCGCGACCCCGAAACGGGCGGTCGAGGCCGAGAAGGCGCTGGTCGGCAAGCCCTGGAGCGAGGCGACCGTGCGCGATGCCATGGCGGCGCTGGGCCGGGACTTCACCCCGCTGACCGACTGGCGGGCCAGCGCGTCCTACCGCAGAGCCGTGGCGGCCAACCTGCTGATGAAACTCTATGTGGAAACCACCGACCCCGAGGCGGATACGCGCCTGGTCGGCGACCGGAGGCTGGTCCATGCCTGA